In Larimichthys crocea isolate SSNF chromosome VI, L_crocea_2.0, whole genome shotgun sequence, one genomic interval encodes:
- the dnajc14 gene encoding dnaJ homolog subfamily C member 14, whose translation MERDAAEKEMEGVTDTDEEMPEGEPYSVTSSSHWEARRTDDDYEQEKKTQDPSNPATPQDSGIGEADYCGSTEAKDDAEDVSDGSEHDGTADHENLHVINQEEDEAAKEQQMNGESGWRNEGTGRRCKLRSSGSVSEQSSQNAFSSIPKGNIMSSGSRHKQARRRNHHHHQQNRGRRRTGNQLVLAFKEMLSESLSFWCISCVHMMIEIIVTLTHNCGVGVETGGMKLYNFGQQLLVKVTDIAGMKADASRILKWTKCTGTDLADKIVRSVKWVKTAALSCLRLFCALVILASQWAKGALVRLGGERGKRYWTAFQESRFWKRVVSLLERVRSRIRRDAPPSSPESPGRAGRSQPGQELERLLALAEVPEDELDPFTVLGVEVHATEAELKKAYRQLAVQVHPDKNKHPRAGEAFKVLRAAWDIVSNPETRREYELKRMAATELSKSMNEFLSKLQDDLKEAMNTMMCTKCEGKHKRFEMDRDPAEARFCAECNRCHSAEEGDLWAESSMLGLRITYFACMDGKVYDITEWAGCQRIGISPDTHRVPYHISFGSKNNSNSTRHRTPSEHATGPTNPADLQDFFNRIFKGGPPNDMAANGGFFPSGPPHHQPPGAGAPPFSPPPSQTGFYMPGGQRPESSSETWAESGKPPRRRKKVRKPFQR comes from the exons ATGGAGAGAGACGCAGCTGAGAAGGAGATGGAGGGCGTTACGGACACTGACGAGGAGATGCCCGAGGGTGAGCCCTACTCAGTGACCAGTTCTAGTCACTGGGAGGCCAGACGGACTGATGATGACTAcgagcaggagaaaaaaactcAGGACCCCTCGAATCCAGCCACTCCACAAGACTCTGGAATTGGTGAAGCAGACTATTGTGGATCTACAGAGGCCAAAGACGACGCTGAAGACGTTTCGGATGGGTCCGAGCATGACGGCACGGCGGATCACGAGAACTTGCATGTTATAAACCAAGAAGAGGACGAAGCGGCGAAAGAGCAGCAGATGAACGGGGAGTCTGGTTGGAGGAACGAGGGAACTGGAAGAAGATGCAAACTGAGGAGCAGTGGATCGGTCTCAGAGCAGAGCAGTCAAAATGCCTTTTCCTCCATTCCGAAAGGCAACATCATGTCAAGCGGTAGTCGGCACAAGCAGGCGCGCAGACgtaaccaccaccaccatcagcaGAATCGAGGCCGCAGGCGGACGGGCAATCAGCTCGTCTTGGCTTTCAAGGAGATGCTGTCAGAGTCTCTGAGCTTCTGGTGCATCTCCTGCGTTCACATGATGATCGAGATCATCGTCACCTTAACTCACAACTGTGGAGTCGGTGTGGAGACCGGAGGGATGAAACTTTACAACTTTGGGCAGCAGCTCCTTGTGAAGGTCACAGATATAGCAGGAATGAAGGCGGACGCTAGTCGGATTCTGAAATGGACGAAATGCACAGGAACAGACCTGGCGGATAAAATTGTCAGGTCAGTGAAGTGGGTAAAGACAGCTGCCTTATCTTGTTTGAGACTTTTCTGTGCTTTGGTTATTCTCGCTTCCCAGTGGGCAAAGGGCGCGTTGGTCCGCCtcggaggagagaggggaaaacgCTATTGGACAGCTTTTCAGGAATCAAGGTTTTGGAAGAGGGTGGTGTCCCTGCTGGAGAGAGTCCGAAGCAGGATCAGGAGGGATGCGCCGCCGTCCAGCCCGGAGTCACCTGGCAGAGCAGGGAGAAGCCAGCCAGGCCAGGAGCTGGAGAGACTGCTGGCCTTGGCTGAAGTACCAGAGGATGAGCTGGACCCCTTTACAGTGCTCGGTGTGGAGGTGCACGCCACTGAGGCTGAGCTGAAGAAGGCCTACAGACAGCTGGctgtccag GTCCATCCAGACAAGAATAAACACCCACGAGCTGGAGAGGCGTTCAAAGTACTGAGGGCTGCCTGGGATATTGTCAGTAACCCAGAGACACGACGAGAGTACGAGTT GAAGCGTATGGCAGCGACTGAGCTCTCGAAGTCCATGAACGAGTTCCTCTCTAAACTGCAGGACGACCTGAAGGAAGCCATGAACACCATGATGTGCACCAAGTGCGAAGGCAAACACAA gcgGTTCGAGATGGATCGTGATCCTGCTGAGGCCCGGTTCTGTGCTGAATGCAACCGTTGCCATAGTGCTGAGGAGGGGGACCTGTGGGCAGAGTCCAGCATGTTGGGCCTGCGTATCACGTACTTTGCCTGTATGGACGGAAAGGTGTACGATATTACAG AGTGGGCAGGTTGCCAAAGAATAGGCATTTCCCCTGACACGCACCGTGTGCCCTATCACATCTCTTTCGGTTCAAAGAACAACAGCAACTCCACACGACACAG GACGCCCTCGGAGCACGCCACAGGTCCGACCAACCCTGCAGATTTGCAGGACTTCTTCAATCGCATCTTCAAGGGAGGACCTCCTAATGACATGGCTGCCAACGGGGGCTTCTTCCCCTCAGGTCCGCCCCATCACCAGCCACCTGGTGCTGGAGCGCCCCCGTTCTCTCCTCCCCCAAGCCAGACAGGTTTCTACATGCCAGGCGGTCAACGGCCAGAGTCGTCCAGCGAGACGTGGGCCGAGAGCGGCAAACCCccgagaaggaggaagaaggttCGCAAACCCTTCCAGAGGTGA
- the LOC104931814 gene encoding probable nuclear hormone receptor HR38 has translation MNQMPCVQTQYASLPHDTYFSSEFLNPDLSAKLMMDISGQKDQLSTSSLPSINTLVGNGYMGEFDAYSCKITTSPPASTVSFNHAAVAENSCPQMQSQAFKLDDLQVYGCYPGSFALSCLDETLSSCGSDYYGSPVYAAASPPTPGFQAQSAPVWDSPFSPYPSAPPASVADKAAMAQQLSFFTFSPAPEQHSPLGQHQDVQPGQDDSFFLPPQQHVSPLHCPPMSLEHRPLESPRIVEGGMASPKSHNPGSSDGRCAVCGDNASCQHYGVRTCEGCKGFFKRTVQKNAKYVCLANKDCPVDKRRRNRCQFCRFQKCLAVGMVKEVVRTDSLKGRRGRLPSKPKTLSEASSTTPSVNIIASLVRAHLDSNPTIGKLDYSKYQETVDNLKEKEDAGDIQQFYDLLTGSLDVIRNWAETIPGFTDFCTEDQELLVESAFVELFILRLAYRSNPDKNKLIFCNGLVLNRLQCVRSFGDWIDSIMDFSHSLHRMNLDISLFACLAALVIITDRHGLKEPKRVEDFQNHLITSLREHVSGNGSEPSRAQPNYLSRLLGKLPELRTLCTQGLQRIFYLKLEDLVPPPPIVEKIFLDTLPF, from the exons ATGAACCAG ATGCCCTGTGTACAAACCCAGTATGCATCCCTGCCCCATGACACTTACTTCAGCTCTGAGTTCTTGAATCCTGACCTCAGTGCCAAACTGATGATGGACATCAGTGGCCAAAAGGACCAGCTGTCTACTTCTTCGTTGCCTAGCATAAACACCTTGGTGGGAAATGGCTACATGGGGGAGTTTGATGCGTATTCCTGCAAGATTACCACCTCTCCACCCGCCTCTACAGTTTCATTCAACCATGCCGCGGTAGCTGAAAACTCCTGCCCTCAGATGCAGAGCCAAGCCTTCAAGCTGGACGATCTCCAGGTGTATGGCTGTTACCCAGGATCCTTCGCGCTCAGCTGCCTTGATGAGACGCTGTCGTCATGTGGCTCTGACTACTACGGCAGCCCAGTTTATGCTGCCGCGTCTCCTCCAACGCCGGGCTTTCAGGCCCAGTCTGCACCTGTCTGGGATTCCCCTTTCAGCCCCTACCCCTCAGCCCCCCCGGCCTCTGTGGCTGATAAGGCTGCCATGGCGCAGCAGCTCTCCTTCTTCACCTTCAGCCCCGCACCAGAGCAGCACTCTCCCCTAGGGCAGCATCAGGATGTTCAGCCAGGCCAGGACGACTCTTTCTTCCTGCCTCCTCAGCAGCATGTCTCTCCACTTCATTGTCCCCCCATGTCATTGGAGCACAGACCCCTGGAAAGCCCCAGGATAGTAGAGGGGGGCATGGCGTCTCCTAAATCCCACAACCCGGGATCCAGTGATGGGCGCTGTGCAGTTTGTGGTGACAATGCATCCTGTCAGCACTATGGAGTCCGCACCTGTGAGGGCTGCAAAGGTTTCTTCAAG CGAACCGTACAGAAAAATGCAAAGTATGTGTGCCTCGCCAATAAAGACTGTCCGGtggacaagaggaggagaaaccGCTGCCAGTTCTGCCGTTTCCAGAAATGTCTCGCAGTGGGAATGGTCAAAGAAG TTGTTCGCACAGACAGCCTCAAAGGTCGTCGGGGTCGTCTGCCCTCCAAACCCAAGACTCTGTCTGAGGCTTCATCCACGACCCCCAGTGTCAACATCATAGCCTCTCTTGTGAGGGCCCACTTGGACTCAAACCCAACCATTGGAAAGCTGGACTACTCCAAG TACCAGGAGACAGTGGACAAcctgaaagaaaaggaggatgCCGGTGATATCCAGCAGTTTTATGACTTGTTGACCGGTTCTTTGGACGTAATAAGAAACTGGGCCGAAACCATCCCAGGATTCACTGATTTCTGCACAGAAGACCAGGAGCTGCTGGTGGAATCTGCCTTTGTCGAGCTCTTCATTCTGCGACTAGCATACAG GTCAAATCCAGACAAGAACAAGCTGATCTTCTGTAACGGCTTGGTCCTCAACCGACTGCAGTGCGTTCGCAGTTTCGGTGACTGGATCGACTCCATCATGGATTTCTCCCACAGCCTGCACCGCATGAACTTAGACATCTCCTTGTTTGCCTGTCTTGCAGCGCTAGTTATCATCACAG ATCGCCATGGCCTAAAAGAGCCCAAACGGGTCGAGGACTTTCAGAATCATCTCATCACTTCTTTAAGGGAACATGTGAGCGGAAACGGATCAGAACCAAGCCGCGCCCAGCCCAATTATCTTTCTCGTCTTCTGGGCAAACTCCCCGAACTGAGGACTCTATGCACACAGGGCCTACAGCGCATCTTCTACCTAAAACTGGAGGACCTGGTCCCCCCTCCACCGATAGTGGAGAAGATCTTTCTGGATACTCTGCCgttctaa
- the zgc:113184 gene encoding uncharacterized protein zgc:113184, whose protein sequence is MEEAYSELYQQFLHLRSLCLRQAALLHKLTTALQKQQGSTVPNGELSDLMSIPVQCTQELPKYLLEKPQLLTATAHGPAAQCGADHLRRNVGTFSDLLAEDMSKLCVDGPHRRKENQEMVQNIKPLLSLDSLKWQGAPSSVSKNALQADHHSRDRTMYTARISAPPCLVDDFQSPPYGMLMSDVALQSHVCDFCQAVFPGDTTTKGEFLKHLTTHVT, encoded by the exons ATGGAGGAAGCGTACAGTGAACTGTACCAGCAGTTTCTTCACCTGAGGTCACTTTGCCTGAGACAGGCAGCTCTGTTACATAAACTCACAACAGCTTTGCAGAAACAGCAAG GCTCCACTGTTCCTAACGGAGAGTTGAGTGATTTGATGTCCATCCCAGTGCAGTGTACCCAAGAATTACCCAAATATCTCCTTGAAAAGCCTCAGCTGCTAACAGCTACAGCACACGGCCCTGCAGCACAGTGTGGGGCTGACCACCTCCGTAGAAATGTGGGGACTTTCTCTGATCTCCTTGCTGAAGATATGTCCAAGCTCTGTGTGGATGGGCCTCATCGGAGGAAGGAAAATCAGGAGATGGTGCAAAATATCAAACCCCTGTTGAGCCTGGACTCCTTGAAGTGGCAAGGTGCCCCTTCCAGTGTCTCGAAAAATGCGCTGCAAGCAGATCATCATAGCAGAGACCGGACGATGTACACAGCGAGG atatCTGCACCACCCTGCCTGGTCGATGATTTCCAGAGTCCACCTTACGGGATGCTGATGTCAGACGTGGCGCTGCAGTCTCATGTTTGTGATTTCTGCCAGGCGGTCTTTCCCGGGGACACAACCACCAAAGGAGAGTTCTTAAAACACCTTACCACCCATGTGACCTAG
- the nab2 gene encoding NGFI-A-binding protein 2 isoform X1, producing the protein MSLPRTLGELQLYRVLQRANLLAYYETFIQQGGDDVQQLCEAAEEEFLEIMALVGMATKPLHVRRLQKALRDWAANPALFSQPVSNVPLGGIPLFKVDGTGASGPAGGPRKSVSNGQPGSPCEREDRACLTPMHSGSPRSPCSQASPQPPDTHYREKLSPMDPHWLSPEPDGNSTLASASGIEEEPPSPPLLSTCPPGPSTSPSPSASFTPAALSAWPGGQLDGETARAVVESVERLLRTLPRSDPAEVKTLLRMNKKMAKTVGHIFKMGSQDVNKEEEIRKYSLIYGRFDSKRREGKQLTHHECPSLSVFPLQLIINEAAAQFCMRDNALLLRRVELFSLARQVARKCAYTSTLKHARSSADENSVLSLKRARHEVIVPESVSSLLGVEGSEGLTQRADDDSLSAESLDSVSHDIGSQCNQSPSPRPHTDTSNPASWSRHLIQQTLMDEGLRLARMVSHDRAGKISLGSEGTHSTDLDSKVERRSSITACRSSSPCITKDDSNHRGK; encoded by the exons ATGTCTCTGCCACGCACACTTGGAGAGTTGCAGCTGTATCGGGTGCTGCAGAGGGCCAACCTGCTGGCCTACTATGAAACCTTCATCCAGCAGGGCGGTGACgacgtgcagcagctctgtgaggcagcagaggaggagttCCTGGAGATCATGGCACTAGTTGGCATGGCCACCAAGCCACTGCATGTGCGTAGGCTGCAGAAGGCCCTCCGAGACTGGGCGGCGAACCCTGCCCTTTTCAGCCAGCCCGTCTCTAACGTTCCTCTCGGCGGCATCCCGTTGTTCAAAGTGGACGGGACCGGTGCTAGTGGGCCAGCGGGAGGGCCCAGGAAGTCTGTGAGCAATGGGCAGCCAGGGTCTCCGTGTGAAAGGGAGGACCGGGCGTGTCTTACTCCAATGCACAGTGGGAGTCCAAGAAGTCCTTGCTCCCAGGCCTCCCCTCAGCCACCAGACACACACTACAGGGAAAAGCTGTCACCCATGGACCCACACTGGCTCAGCCCAGAGCCTGATGGGAACAGCACTTTGGCATCTGCATCTGGAATAGAGGAGGAGCCTCCCAGTCCACCTCTGTTGTCCACATGCCCCCCAGGTCCCTCCACATCTCCGAGCCCGTCTGCCTCTTTCACTCCTGCGGCCCTGTCAGCCTGGCCCGGAGGACAGCTGGACGGGGAGACAGCGAGGGCGGTAGTGGAAAGCGTGGAGAGGCTACTCAGGACCCTGCCCAGGTCGGATCCTGCCGAGGTGAAGACTCTGCTTAGGATGAACAAGAAGATGGCAAAGACTGTGGGGCACATCTTCAAAATGGGGTCCCAGGATgtgaacaaagaagaagagatccGGAAGTACAGTCTCATTTACGGACGCTTTGACTCcaagaggagggaagggaagcAGCTCACGCATCATGAG TGTCCGTcactcagtgtttttcctctgcagttGATCATCAATGAAGCGGCAGCCCAGTTCTGTATGCGCGACAATGCCCTGCTGCTGAGACGGGTGGAACTCTTTTCTTTGGCTCGGCAGGTGGCGAGAAAATGTGCCTACACCTCCACACTGAAGCATGCAAG ATCGAGCGCAGATGAGAACAGCGTACTGTCACTGAAGAGAGCGAGGCATGAG GTGATCGTGCCCGAGAGTGTGTCGTCACTTCTCGGCGTGGAGGGCTCAGAGGGTTTGACCCAGAGGGCAGATGATGACAGCTTATCTGCAGAAAGCCTCGACAGCGTGTCACACG ACATCGGTTCACAGTGCAACCAGTCTCCATCCCCCCGTCCTCACACCGACACCTCCAACCCTGCCAGCTGGAGTCGCCATCTCATACAGCAAACGCTAATGGACGAAGGCCTGCGACTGGCTCGGATGGTGTCACATGATCGGGCTGGCAAGATCAGCCTAGGGTCAGAAGGAACTCACTCCACAG ACCTTGACAGTAAAGTGGAGAGGCGGAGCTCGATAACAGCGTGCAGGAGCAGTAGTCCTTGCATCACCAAAGACGACTCTAATCACCGCGGGAAGTGA
- the nab2 gene encoding NGFI-A-binding protein 2 isoform X2, with the protein MSLPRTLGELQLYRVLQRANLLAYYETFIQQGGDDVQQLCEAAEEEFLEIMALVGMATKPLHVRRLQKALRDWAANPALFSQPVSNVPLGGIPLFKVDGTGASGPAGGPRKSVSNGQPGSPCEREDRACLTPMHSGSPRSPCSQASPQPPDTHYREKLSPMDPHWLSPEPDGNSTLASASGIEEEPPSPPLLSTCPPGPSTSPSPSASFTPAALSAWPGGQLDGETARAVVESVERLLRTLPRSDPAEVKTLLRMNKKMAKTVGHIFKMGSQDVNKEEEIRKYSLIYGRFDSKRREGKQLTHHELIINEAAAQFCMRDNALLLRRVELFSLARQVARKCAYTSTLKHARSSADENSVLSLKRARHEVIVPESVSSLLGVEGSEGLTQRADDDSLSAESLDSVSHDIGSQCNQSPSPRPHTDTSNPASWSRHLIQQTLMDEGLRLARMVSHDRAGKISLGSEGTHSTDLDSKVERRSSITACRSSSPCITKDDSNHRGK; encoded by the exons ATGTCTCTGCCACGCACACTTGGAGAGTTGCAGCTGTATCGGGTGCTGCAGAGGGCCAACCTGCTGGCCTACTATGAAACCTTCATCCAGCAGGGCGGTGACgacgtgcagcagctctgtgaggcagcagaggaggagttCCTGGAGATCATGGCACTAGTTGGCATGGCCACCAAGCCACTGCATGTGCGTAGGCTGCAGAAGGCCCTCCGAGACTGGGCGGCGAACCCTGCCCTTTTCAGCCAGCCCGTCTCTAACGTTCCTCTCGGCGGCATCCCGTTGTTCAAAGTGGACGGGACCGGTGCTAGTGGGCCAGCGGGAGGGCCCAGGAAGTCTGTGAGCAATGGGCAGCCAGGGTCTCCGTGTGAAAGGGAGGACCGGGCGTGTCTTACTCCAATGCACAGTGGGAGTCCAAGAAGTCCTTGCTCCCAGGCCTCCCCTCAGCCACCAGACACACACTACAGGGAAAAGCTGTCACCCATGGACCCACACTGGCTCAGCCCAGAGCCTGATGGGAACAGCACTTTGGCATCTGCATCTGGAATAGAGGAGGAGCCTCCCAGTCCACCTCTGTTGTCCACATGCCCCCCAGGTCCCTCCACATCTCCGAGCCCGTCTGCCTCTTTCACTCCTGCGGCCCTGTCAGCCTGGCCCGGAGGACAGCTGGACGGGGAGACAGCGAGGGCGGTAGTGGAAAGCGTGGAGAGGCTACTCAGGACCCTGCCCAGGTCGGATCCTGCCGAGGTGAAGACTCTGCTTAGGATGAACAAGAAGATGGCAAAGACTGTGGGGCACATCTTCAAAATGGGGTCCCAGGATgtgaacaaagaagaagagatccGGAAGTACAGTCTCATTTACGGACGCTTTGACTCcaagaggagggaagggaagcAGCTCACGCATCATGAG ttGATCATCAATGAAGCGGCAGCCCAGTTCTGTATGCGCGACAATGCCCTGCTGCTGAGACGGGTGGAACTCTTTTCTTTGGCTCGGCAGGTGGCGAGAAAATGTGCCTACACCTCCACACTGAAGCATGCAAG ATCGAGCGCAGATGAGAACAGCGTACTGTCACTGAAGAGAGCGAGGCATGAG GTGATCGTGCCCGAGAGTGTGTCGTCACTTCTCGGCGTGGAGGGCTCAGAGGGTTTGACCCAGAGGGCAGATGATGACAGCTTATCTGCAGAAAGCCTCGACAGCGTGTCACACG ACATCGGTTCACAGTGCAACCAGTCTCCATCCCCCCGTCCTCACACCGACACCTCCAACCCTGCCAGCTGGAGTCGCCATCTCATACAGCAAACGCTAATGGACGAAGGCCTGCGACTGGCTCGGATGGTGTCACATGATCGGGCTGGCAAGATCAGCCTAGGGTCAGAAGGAACTCACTCCACAG ACCTTGACAGTAAAGTGGAGAGGCGGAGCTCGATAACAGCGTGCAGGAGCAGTAGTCCTTGCATCACCAAAGACGACTCTAATCACCGCGGGAAGTGA